GATCTCGGCCATCACCTTGGTCTCCTCGCCGTTGTAGCCGGTGACGGGATCGATGGGCGTATTGTGGCTGAAGACGTTGAAGGCGTAGGGGTGCGGCAGGACCTTGGGCGTGAAGGCCTCGCCGGCCAGCCGCGCGGCGGTGGACAGCTCCAGCTCCTCCATGGCCGCCGCCCCGGCTCCCGAAGCCGACTGGTAGGTGGACCCGATCACCCGGACGAGCCGGTTGCGGGCGTGCAGGGGGGCGAGCGCCATCACCGCGATGGCCGCCACGCAGTTGGGATTGGCCACGATCATCGGCCGGGTGGCCAGCAGGCCGCCATTGACCTCCGGCACCACCAGGGGCGTGGCCGGATCCACGCGGAAGGCCGAGGAGTTGTCCACCACCACGCAACCGGCGGCCGCGGCGAGGGGAGCATATTGGCGGCTGATGCTGGCGCCGGCCGAGAACAGGGCGATGTCGACGCCGTCGAAGCTGTCGGCGGTGAGGGCCTCCACCGCGACGGGCTGGCCCTTGAACATCAGGGTCTTGCCCGCTGAACGGGCCGAGGCCAGCAGCTTGAGCTGGCCCACGGGGAAGCCGCGGCGCTCCAGGCAGCCGATCAGCTCGGCGCCCACCGCGCCGGTGGCCCCGACGATGGCGACATTGAACAGGCGCTGGCGGGCGGGACGTTCGAGTTCAGCTTGCAAGGACATGGGTCGTTCTCCGGTTTGGACCGGAGGGCGGGGCTGTCTTTTCAGTCTGTGAGACCTTCAGCACCCGACCTTCCGGCGGGGTGCTGGGGATTGCTAGGCGGTATGCACGCGCCAGCCCCCAGGCCCCGAGAGCCCGGTGGTTTTCATGGCGCGTTTAATGACGGCGATCCGCATGGCGCGCCTCCTAGCCGAAAACCGGCGCCGCTGTAAAGCACGCGACCGATTTGCACGTCACGCGTTGCGCCCTCGCCCCCGCCCTCCGATATGAGACCCCATGCCTGACCGAGCGTTTCCGCGACACCTCAGCCTCTCGGCCCATATCCGCGCCCTGGGCCAGCAGGCGGCGGAAAAGGTCACCCTGGGGGAGATCATCGACAGCTTCGGCCGCCGGGCCTTCGGCGCCCTGATGTTCGTGCTGGCCATCCCCAACCTGCTGCCGCTGCCGCCGGGCTCCACCACCCTCCTGGGGGCGCCCCTGCTGCTGATCTCGCCGCAGATGGTGATCGGCTTCCAGACCCTGTGGCTGCCGAGATTCATCGACGACCGGGAGATGAGCCGGGCCGACCTCGCCCGCGTGTTCGACCGGCTGCTGCCCTGGCTGGAGCGCATCGAGCAGGTTTCCCGGCCACGGCTGGTGTTCATGTTCGGCCCCATCGGCGACCGGCTGATCGGGCTGATCTGCACCCTGCTGTCCTTCGTGCTGATCCTGCCCATCCCGCTGGGCAATATGCTGCCGGCCCTGACCATCGCGGTGCTGGCCTTTTCCATGGTCCAGAGGGACGGCCTGCTGGCGCTGCTGGGCTACGGCCTGGCGGCGGTTTCGGGGGCGGTGCTGTTGCTCAGCGCCGGCGTCGTGATGGCCGCCGTACACCATCTCGTGGGTTGGGTTGCAGGCGCTTGACACCTTCGCCGGGGCGGCGCGTTCATAGGGGATGCAAGTCTTAGTATCCGGCAAGCATGTCGCCGTTGGGGAGGCCCTGCGTGAGCGGGTCACCGACGAAATCACCGGTTCTATCGGCAAGTACTTCGACCGTGGCGGCGCTGCGGACGTGGTCGTCAGCCGAGAGGGCCATTCCTTCAGAGTCGACTGCGCGTTGAAACTGGCCACTGGCCAGGCGCTGCAAAGTCACGGTCTGGGCGCCGACGCCCACGGCGCCTTCGATGTGGCGCTGGCCAAGATCGAGACGCGGGTCCGACGATACAAGCGGAGGCTGAAGAGCCATTCCACCGCGGCCTCGGCGCGCGCCGCCGAGACCGCCGCCTACTTCATCATCCAGTCCCCCGAGGGTGACGACGAGGACGACGGCTGGGACCTCGGCGACGAGGGCCAAACGTCGCACGACACCCACGTCCTGCCCTCGGCGATGGTCATCGCGGAAACGGAAAAGGACATCAGGACGATGACCGTTTCCATGGCGGTCATGGACCTGGACTTGACGGAATCGCAGACAATCGTCTTTAGGAACGCCGCTCACGGTGGTTTGTCCGTGGTGTACCGCCGGCCCGATGGAAATATCGGCTGGATCGACCCCGAACGCACGAAATCGCTGAACGGGAACGGAGCGAACGGAACCCCGGCCTAGAGCCCTTGTTAAGGGCTCTGGTTTTTGGAGGTGGAGCGTGACGGGCGCCTGAACCGGCTTCCACGTCACGCTGTCACGCTCCGAGCTGGGTCTTCTCCGGCACGGTCCGTGCGATCTGGCTTTGCACGGGCCGGTTCGGTTTTGTTTTGGGCGTCACGATACCATGTTGATCGGTGAGATTCTGGAACGCGCGGCCATCGCGCCGCGGGTCAGCGCGCCCAACAAGCGCCAGGTGCTGGCGTTGGTCGCCGAGATCGCCGCGCGGCAGTTCAGCCTGGACGCCGGCTTGATCCTCGACGCCCTGGCAGAGCGGGAGGCCGCCGGCTCCACGGGCGTCGGCCACGGCGTCGCCGTGCCCCATGCCCGGCTGGACGGCCTGCAGCGCATGCGCGCGGTGTTCGTGCGCCTGGACCACCCGGTGGCCTTCGACTCCGTCGACGACCAGCCGGTGGACCTGATCTTCGCCCTGTTCGCCCCGCCCAACGCCTCGACCGAACACCTGCGGACGCTGGCGCGAGTGTCGCGGCTGCTGCGCCAGGCCGACCTGCGCGAGCAACTGCGCCAGGCCCGCACGCCGGACGCGATCCATGCGCTGCTGGTGCAGGAAGCAAGGTCGAGCGCGGCTTAGCCGTGAGGGTCCTTCTCCTCTTGCGGGAGAAGGTGGCCGGTCAGCGACCGGTCGGATGAGGGGTCGCACGTCCCTCTCCGCAACCCATGAAACGCCCTAACCCGATAGGCCTATCGACCCCTCATCCGACCCTGCTCCGCAGGGCCACCTTCTCCCGCAAGGGGAGAAGGAACCCATTGTCTTAATGAACCGAGACCGGGGCCAGTTCGTGGGCCAGGGCGGCGGCGACGGCGGAGTCCTTGTCGGTCATCACCGCCAGGCGTTCGCCGTCGGCGCGGTGGACCGCGTAGAGGGTCTGGTCGGGATCGAGCTTGAAGCCCTCGATCTGCGCGGCCGGGGTCGAGGCGAGAATTTCGGCGGCCTTGATCGGCCGGACATAGACGAGATCGGGGCCGCCGAGGGCGGCAAAGGCTTCCGTCGTAAGATTGGGTGTCATCAGACCACCTCCTTGAAAGGCAACGCGTACACTGGCCGCTGGGTTCAGCCGGCCGTTTGGATAGGTATCTTCTTGATGAGCTTGTCGGGCTCGGGGCGGTCCACATCGATGTGCAACAGGCCGTGCTCCAGCAGGGCTCCGACGACCTCGACACGTTCGGCCAGGACGAAGGCGCGGATGAAGCCGCGGGCGGCGATACCGCGGTGCAGATAGGCGTCCTCGGCCTTGCCGGCGTCGTCGCGCTTGCCGGCCACCACCAGCTGGCGGTCCTCCAGGGTCACCTGCAGGGTGTCAGGCGTGAAGCCCGCTACCGCGAGCGTGATCCGCAGGCCGCCACCTGCCCGCTCTTCCACATTGTACGGCGGATAGCTCTCGGCGGCGGCCTTGGCGGCACGCTCGATGAGGCTGCGCGTGTGCTCGAACCCGAGCAGGAAGGGTGAGTCGAAGACGATCGACCGGGTCATCAGAGTCCTCGCAAATAAGCGACTCTCCGGCTACCGCCCTAAATCGGCACGGCGGCCGGATGACTCAGAAGATGGGGCGGGGACGCGGGGCTTTCAATGGTGGCGGGTGTCTGCGTTCTCCCTCCCCTGATCGTCATGGCCGGGCTTGTCCCGGCCACCCATGATCTCCGTTGCTCAGTAGGAATCTGTGGCGGCGCCGTGCGACCTGCGGTGACGCGGAGATCATGGGTCCCCGGGACAAGCCCGGGGATGACGATTTTTTTGTGGTGGGCTTCTCAAACCCGCCGCGGCGGGACCACGTCGGCGAACATGGGGTGGGCTTTCCAGTCGGCCTCGACCACGGGCTTGTCGGCCTCGGGGGCGTACACGGACGGGGCGGTGACGCTCAGGGTGGGGATGTAGCGCGGGCAGTTGGGGAAGATGTCGCGGGGGGTCACCCGGATCAGCAGCTGGGCGCCGGGGATTTGCGCCAGCAGCGGGTCGTCGGCCAGGACCTGGGCGGTCCCATTGACCCGCAGGCGCTGGGGCCGCTCGCCCACCGAGAGGAACAGCAGGCCGACATTGGGATTGGCGGTCAGGTTGCCGAGGCTGCGGAACATGCCGTTGCCGTCATAGTCGGGGAAGATCAGCGTGTCGGGCGCGATGACCCGGGCGAAACCTGGCGGGCCACCCTTGAAGGAGCAGTCGGGGCGGCCGTCCGCGTCGGCGGTGGCCAGGAAGAAGAAGCTCTGCTCGCCGATGAAGGCTGAGTCGCGGTCGGTGAAGGCGTCGTGGCGCAGGGTCTCGTCGAGGCGGTCAGCCAGGGCGCGGCTGCCGAAGGCGTCCTGCAGGACCCGCTGGCCCTCGTGGTACATCGACATGGGTGGGTTCCTCCGATGACGTGAGGATAGCATCAGAAGGGCCGCGACTTGGAAGTCGGCAGTCACCCCACAACCGCTCATCCCGGCGAAGGCCGGGAGCCAGATTCATCCGGAGCGGTTCGAGATAGTTCCTGGCTGCTTGAGGGCCGAATGCGGTGGGAATGGGTTTCACCTGGGTCCCGGCCTTCGCCGGGATGAGCGGAGTTGGGGTTTCCGCTCTTTGCACCTAACAACGACCCCAAATGGAAACGGCCGCTTCCGGTGGGAAGCGGCCGCTATGGTGGAGCTTAGCGGAGTCGAACCGCTGACCTCTTGCATGCCATGCAAGCGCTCTACCAGCTGAGCTAAAGCCCCGAGGTCTCGGGTTTCTCCGGAGGCGGCTGAAAGGCCCTCCCCGAAGAGGCGCGGAACCTAGTCTGACAGTTCGTCGCGATCAAGCCCGCCTGCAAAGGAAATTTGCAGGCGGCTTGCCGCAGTCAGATTAGCGGTCCTCGGCGTCGCCCTCGCCGGGCAGACCCTCGATTTCGGTGTCGTCGAAGTCGTCTTCCTCGTCTTCCAGGAAGGGCACGTCGTCGGTGTCCTCCTCGAGGTCTTCCTCGTCCTCGGAGAAGCCGGCGAGCTCGTCCTCGGGCGCGGCGCCCGGGTCGGCGTCGTCGTCATCATCGTCGTCGCCGGGGATGATGGGGGCGTCGACGACTTCGTCGAGTTCCGGGGTGACGACTTCTTCTTCTTCCTCGTCGTCATCGGCCTCCGACTTGCCGCGGACCTGGGCTTCGCCGTCCTCTTCGACCTCATGGTCGGTGGGGGCGACGCGCGAACGGCTGCGACGGCTGCGGACAGCCTCGTCGGGGTCGAACTCGGTGGCGCATTTCGGGCAGTGGGCGGGACGACGGGTGAGGTCGTAGAACTTCGCTTGGCAGTTCGGACAGATCTGCTTTGCGCCCAGTTCGGGATTGGCCAAGGGCTAAGCCTCTAAGGGGTTCGAATGAAGCCGGGTCCCTTGCCACGCGCCAGCGCCGCTGTCAAAAGCAAACCCCCTCGTGACAACAGCAAGGCCTTAAGGAGGCTTGGCATTCCCATGACGTCGGCAGGACTGACCGCGAAACGCGGCGGCCCGCTGCGGGGCCGCGTGCGCGCCCCGGGCGACAAGTCGATTTCCCATCGCGCGCTGATCTTCGGAGCGCTGGCGACCGGAACGACAGACATCGAGGGCCTACTCGAAGGCGATGACGTGCTGCGCACGGCCCAGGCCATGCGGGCCTTTGGCGCGACCGTGACCCATCTGGCGCCCGGCGCCTGGCGCGTGGAGGGCCAGGGCGGCTTCTCCGAGCCCGACGACGTCATCGACTGCGGCAACGCCGGGACCGGCGTGCGGCTGATCATGGGGGCGGCGGCGGGGTTCCCGATGGCCGCGACCTTCACCGGCGACGCCTCCCTGCGCGGGCGGCCGATGAACCGGGTGATGAAGCCGCTCCGCGAGATGGGGGCGACGTTTGCTGGCCGGACCGGCGGGCGGCTGCCCCTGACCCTGGTTGGGGGGGCGCTCAAGCGCATCGACTACCGCCTGCCTGAGCCCTCGGCCCAGGTGAAGTCGGCGGTGCTGCTGGCCGGCCTGCATGCCGACGGCGGGGCCGGCGTCATCGAGCCCGAGGCGACGCGCGACCACACCGAGCGGATGCTGCGGGCCTTCGGCGCGGTGATCCACGTGGAGGACCGCGATGGCGAGCGCCATATCGACCTGCCGGGCGGCCAGAGTCTGACCGGGACCAAGATCATTGTCCCCGGCGACCCGTCCTCGGCGGCCTTCCCCCTGGTGGCGGCCCTGATCACTCCGGGCTCGGAGGTGACGGTGGAAGGCGTGCTGCTCAACG
Above is a window of Phenylobacterium glaciei DNA encoding:
- a CDS encoding aspartate-semialdehyde dehydrogenase, which gives rise to MSLQAELERPARQRLFNVAIVGATGAVGAELIGCLERRGFPVGQLKLLASARSAGKTLMFKGQPVAVEALTADSFDGVDIALFSAGASISRQYAPLAAAAGCVVVDNSSAFRVDPATPLVVPEVNGGLLATRPMIVANPNCVAAIAVMALAPLHARNRLVRVIGSTYQSASGAGAAAMEELELSTAARLAGEAFTPKVLPHPYAFNVFSHNTPIDPVTGYNGEETKVMAEIRKLLAAPDLRVAFTCIRVPVLRAHSMALTLEFEGHITAMEAQQWLADAPGVRIVNDNENNHFPMPSEATGADDVLVGRLRGDASDPSGRSLTLFLAGDQLLKGAALNAVQIAEQYAL
- a CDS encoding exopolysaccharide biosynthesis protein, which produces MPDRAFPRHLSLSAHIRALGQQAAEKVTLGEIIDSFGRRAFGALMFVLAIPNLLPLPPGSTTLLGAPLLLISPQMVIGFQTLWLPRFIDDREMSRADLARVFDRLLPWLERIEQVSRPRLVFMFGPIGDRLIGLICTLLSFVLILPIPLGNMLPALTIAVLAFSMVQRDGLLALLGYGLAAVSGAVLLLSAGVVMAAVHHLVGWVAGA
- the hpf gene encoding ribosome hibernation-promoting factor, HPF/YfiA family, with protein sequence MQVLVSGKHVAVGEALRERVTDEITGSIGKYFDRGGAADVVVSREGHSFRVDCALKLATGQALQSHGLGADAHGAFDVALAKIETRVRRYKRRLKSHSTAASARAAETAAYFIIQSPEGDDEDDGWDLGDEGQTSHDTHVLPSAMVIAETEKDIRTMTVSMAVMDLDLTESQTIVFRNAAHGGLSVVYRRPDGNIGWIDPERTKSLNGNGANGTPA
- the ptsN gene encoding PTS IIA-like nitrogen regulatory protein PtsN, with protein sequence MLIGEILERAAIAPRVSAPNKRQVLALVAEIAARQFSLDAGLILDALAEREAAGSTGVGHGVAVPHARLDGLQRMRAVFVRLDHPVAFDSVDDQPVDLIFALFAPPNASTEHLRTLARVSRLLRQADLREQLRQARTPDAIHALLVQEARSSAA
- a CDS encoding DUF1150 family protein, yielding MTPNLTTEAFAALGGPDLVYVRPIKAAEILASTPAAQIEGFKLDPDQTLYAVHRADGERLAVMTDKDSAVAAALAHELAPVSVH
- a CDS encoding Hsp20 family protein translates to MTRSIVFDSPFLLGFEHTRSLIERAAKAAAESYPPYNVEERAGGGLRITLAVAGFTPDTLQVTLEDRQLVVAGKRDDAGKAEDAYLHRGIAARGFIRAFVLAERVEVVGALLEHGLLHIDVDRPEPDKLIKKIPIQTAG
- a CDS encoding pyridoxamine 5'-phosphate oxidase family protein, yielding MSMYHEGQRVLQDAFGSRALADRLDETLRHDAFTDRDSAFIGEQSFFFLATADADGRPDCSFKGGPPGFARVIAPDTLIFPDYDGNGMFRSLGNLTANPNVGLLFLSVGERPQRLRVNGTAQVLADDPLLAQIPGAQLLIRVTPRDIFPNCPRYIPTLSVTAPSVYAPEADKPVVEADWKAHPMFADVVPPRRV
- a CDS encoding TIGR02300 family protein; the encoded protein is MANPELGAKQICPNCQAKFYDLTRRPAHCPKCATEFDPDEAVRSRRSRSRVAPTDHEVEEDGEAQVRGKSEADDDEEEEEVVTPELDEVVDAPIIPGDDDDDDDADPGAAPEDELAGFSEDEEDLEEDTDDVPFLEDEEDDFDDTEIEGLPGEGDAEDR
- the aroA gene encoding 3-phosphoshikimate 1-carboxyvinyltransferase; translation: MTSAGLTAKRGGPLRGRVRAPGDKSISHRALIFGALATGTTDIEGLLEGDDVLRTAQAMRAFGATVTHLAPGAWRVEGQGGFSEPDDVIDCGNAGTGVRLIMGAAAGFPMAATFTGDASLRGRPMNRVMKPLREMGATFAGRTGGRLPLTLVGGALKRIDYRLPEPSAQVKSAVLLAGLHADGGAGVIEPEATRDHTERMLRAFGAVIHVEDRDGERHIDLPGGQSLTGTKIIVPGDPSSAAFPLVAALITPGSEVTVEGVLLNVLRTGLFTTLQEMGADLVISNLRDEGGEPVGDVTARHSAMRGVDVPASRAPSMIDEYPILAVAAAFADGPTHMRGIGEMRVKESDRIALMAAGLSACGIGVEEEPEGLIVVGAARGNHPAAGGASVVTKGDHRIAMSHLVMGLASNDAVSVDEPGMIATSFPGFVEMMRGLGGALA